In one Umezawaea sp. Da 62-37 genomic region, the following are encoded:
- a CDS encoding tetratricopeptide repeat protein yields MPLLHDTDVTAATSRAGVEAATALRKRGYRAASAGRPADAAKLLKQALRELPMGSDDPEAVTLRIRILITLSYAEAETGSVADGLSHLGTAHDLVAALPEGGGLRAIVKDQQALILHRAGRTEEAIALYDESVARMEAAGVDASTLSTALVNRGLTSIAYGRPVQAEQDMRRTIELADAEDLPLMKAKARNNLGDIA; encoded by the coding sequence GTGCCCCTCCTCCACGACACGGACGTCACCGCCGCGACGTCGCGTGCCGGTGTCGAGGCCGCCACGGCCCTGCGCAAGCGGGGTTACCGCGCGGCGTCGGCGGGCAGGCCCGCCGACGCGGCGAAACTGCTCAAGCAGGCGCTCCGCGAGCTGCCGATGGGCTCCGACGACCCCGAGGCCGTCACGCTGCGCATCCGGATCCTGATCACGCTGTCCTACGCCGAGGCCGAGACCGGTTCGGTCGCCGACGGCCTGTCCCACCTGGGCACGGCCCACGACCTGGTCGCCGCGCTGCCCGAGGGCGGTGGCCTGCGCGCCATCGTGAAGGACCAGCAGGCCCTGATCCTGCACCGCGCGGGCCGCACCGAAGAGGCCATCGCGCTCTACGACGAGTCCGTCGCCCGGATGGAAGCCGCCGGGGTAGACGCCTCCACGCTCTCCACCGCGCTGGTGAACCGCGGCCTCACCTCGATCGCCTACGGCAGGCCCGTGCAGGCCGAGCAGGACATGCGGCGGACGATCGAGCTGGCCGACGCCGAGGACCTGCCGCTGATGAAGGCCAAGGCCCGCAACAACCTCGGGGACATCGCGTAG
- a CDS encoding carboxypeptidase regulatory-like domain-containing protein yields the protein MTRLVYELDPPPADLVERIQFAIALEDLDVEVARWERAGSLTGVRGGQPGTITFTVDNLTLMVNFTSTGARHRIDGWLVPAGEHMVEVRVAEHESTTTTADDGGRFVLPDVPTGTTQIVVHLVNARGERGRTVVTPTIML from the coding sequence CTGACCCGTCTGGTCTACGAACTCGACCCGCCGCCCGCGGATCTCGTGGAACGCATCCAGTTCGCGATCGCCCTGGAGGACCTCGACGTCGAGGTCGCCAGGTGGGAGCGCGCCGGATCGCTCACGGGCGTCCGCGGCGGCCAGCCCGGAACCATCACGTTCACGGTGGACAACCTGACGCTGATGGTCAACTTCACCTCGACCGGAGCACGCCACCGCATCGACGGCTGGTTGGTGCCCGCGGGCGAGCACATGGTGGAGGTCCGGGTGGCCGAGCACGAGTCGACCACGACGACAGCCGACGACGGCGGCCGCTTCGTGTTGCCCGACGTACCGACCGGGACCACCCAGATCGTGGTGCACCTGGTGAACGCCCGAGGTGAACGGGGCCGCACGGTCGTCACACCCACGATCATGTTGTAA
- a CDS encoding sigma-70 family RNA polymerase sigma factor, whose protein sequence is MGELRTTGEYPPWEGLAGTDRHAACVIAARKGDRSALDVLVADLSPLVWHVARGHGLDRSTAEDVVQTVWLAFLRHIDRLEQPRALVGWLVVTTRREARRTWTPAKRETGLSDELADHLESTHGLPEDAALVDDRDIRLWRAFGRLSQRCQELLRLTVLAGRAEYRTVAEALSIPRGSIGPTRGRCLTTLRTHLDAEGGSR, encoded by the coding sequence GTGGGCGAATTGCGCACGACCGGCGAGTACCCGCCGTGGGAGGGCCTGGCGGGAACGGACCGGCACGCCGCCTGCGTGATCGCCGCCCGCAAGGGCGACCGGTCCGCTTTGGACGTGCTCGTCGCCGATCTCTCACCACTGGTCTGGCACGTGGCCAGGGGGCACGGACTCGACCGCTCGACGGCCGAGGACGTGGTGCAGACGGTGTGGCTGGCGTTCCTGCGCCACATCGACCGGCTGGAACAACCGCGGGCGCTGGTCGGCTGGCTCGTGGTGACCACCCGCCGGGAGGCACGGCGCACGTGGACGCCCGCCAAGCGGGAGACCGGGCTCTCCGACGAGCTCGCCGACCACCTGGAGAGCACGCACGGCCTGCCCGAGGACGCCGCGCTCGTCGACGACCGGGACATCCGGTTGTGGCGGGCTTTCGGGCGGTTGTCGCAAAGGTGCCAGGAGCTGCTCCGGCTCACCGTCCTCGCGGGCCGGGCGGAGTACCGCACGGTCGCCGAGGCGCTGTCCATCCCGCGCGGCAGCATCGGTCCCACCAGGGGCCGGTGCCTGACGACGCTGCGCACACATCTCGATGCGGAAGGAGGATCGCGGTGA